The following are encoded in a window of Microbacterium sp. LWO13-1.2 genomic DNA:
- a CDS encoding IclR family transcriptional regulator — MIPDKAETAQVPAADGTLRILRYLAGRPAPVAASAIARELGLPRSTVYHLLSTLSAHGFVLHLSEERRWGLGTSAFELASGYARQQPLARLGRTLVGALSDRLGESAHLAVMSGGDVLYIVEERAPRRPALVTEVGVRLPAHLTASGRAMLAVLPREQVRALYPNASAFPDRTGRGPRTPGELRELLREVRARGFAVEDSEVADGLRSVGAAVRDHSGWPVAAVAVTWGGDDVDEQQLAESVKETAALLESRLKR, encoded by the coding sequence GTGATCCCAGACAAAGCCGAGACCGCTCAGGTCCCCGCGGCCGACGGCACGCTTCGCATTCTCCGATACCTGGCCGGCCGCCCCGCACCGGTGGCCGCATCGGCGATCGCCCGTGAGCTCGGACTGCCCCGCTCGACCGTCTACCACCTGCTGTCGACACTGTCGGCGCACGGGTTCGTGCTGCACCTGAGCGAGGAGCGTCGATGGGGCCTCGGTACCTCAGCGTTCGAACTCGCCAGCGGATACGCACGCCAGCAACCACTGGCGCGACTCGGCCGCACGCTGGTCGGGGCCCTCTCGGATCGACTCGGAGAAAGCGCACACCTCGCCGTCATGAGCGGCGGTGACGTGCTGTACATCGTCGAGGAACGCGCGCCCCGACGACCGGCGCTGGTGACGGAGGTGGGCGTCCGTCTGCCGGCGCACCTCACGGCCAGCGGACGGGCGATGCTCGCCGTGCTTCCGAGGGAGCAGGTCAGAGCGCTCTATCCGAATGCCTCTGCGTTTCCGGATCGTACTGGCCGTGGACCTCGCACACCGGGTGAGTTGCGTGAGCTGCTCCGTGAAGTGCGAGCCCGTGGCTTCGCCGTCGAGGACAGCGAAGTCGCCGACGGACTTCGATCGGTCGGTGCCGCCGTGCGCGACCACTCCGGCTGGCCGGTGGCCGCGGTGGCCGTCACCTGGGGCGGAGACGACGTAGACGAACAGCAGCTGGCTGAGTCCGTCAAAGAGACGGCCGCGCTTCTGGAATCCCGGTTGAAGCGGTGA